A DNA window from Arachis duranensis cultivar V14167 chromosome 3, aradu.V14167.gnm2.J7QH, whole genome shotgun sequence contains the following coding sequences:
- the LOC107480261 gene encoding LOW QUALITY PROTEIN: probable inactive ATP-dependent zinc metalloprotease FTSHI 2, chloroplastic (The sequence of the model RefSeq protein was modified relative to this genomic sequence to represent the inferred CDS: inserted 2 bases in 1 codon) yields MSSPFLLRYPPSSSPFPQSLNSKFRTFPIRLNSTSIVSSQIQTPEPENDDNKDKTRNKNISFLKLTVTLTVISASLPQATTLAAESAVKGKKRAPKKAEALTLEELKSWAQGLPVVSDRLPYSEIIELKKAEKLRHIIKPGSINLRQKAEPVLVVLEDSRVFRTVLPSFETHRKFWESWDELKIGSLCMNTYTPPLKRPNLPLPIWARGPVLPAIEKFMLKLAEKKPKIESKKAKEYREMRMELKRQREEELKAMREERKELERAKKAQRKAEERRRKKEIRKRKYQESLIRARDNYVRMADLWYDLANNPNVVNALGLVFFYIFYRIVVLNYRKQKKDYEDRLKIERAEAEERRKMRELEKEMEGVERDDDDDESEHEKGEEQNDYLKMAKQFMKSGARIRRAKNKNKSLPQYLERGVDVKFSDVAGLGKIRLELEEIVKFFTHGEMYRRRGVKIPGGILLCGPPGVGKTLLAKAVAGEAGVNFFSISASQFVEIYVGVGASRVRALYTEARENAPSVVFIDELDAVGRERGLIKGSGGQERDATLNQLLVCLDGFEGRGEVITIASTNRPDILDPALVRPGRFDRKIFIPKPGLIGRIEILKVHARKKPMAEDVDYFAVASMTDGMVGAELANIVEVAAINMMRDSRTEITTDDLLQAAQMEERGMLDKKERSMETWKQVAINEAAMAVVAVNFPDLKNIEFVTIAPRAGRELGYVRVKMDPIKFNEGMLTRQSVLDHITVQLAPRAADEIWFGSGQLSTIWAETADNARSAARIFVLGGLSEKHHGITNFWVADRINDIDLEAMRIVNLCYERAKEILHENKVLMDAVVNELVEKKNITKQDFFHLVDLHGSIKPMPPSILDLRAAKQXEFQQLRNDENQTALKSNS; encoded by the exons ATGTCTTCCCCTTTCCTCCTCCGTTATCCTCCTTCCTCATCTCCCTTCCCACAATCCCTAAACTCCAAATTCAGAACCTTTCCGATACGCCTCAATTCCACTTCCATTGTATCATCCCAAATTCAAACACCAGAACCCGAAAATGACGACAACAAAGATAAAACTCGCAACAAAAACATCAGTTTCCTCAAGCTTACAGTGACCCTTACTGTTATCTCTGCTTCCCTGCCACAAGCCACCACCCTTGCTGCTGAATCCGCCGTGAAGGGAAAGAAAAGGGCACCCAAAAAGGCCGAAGCTTTGACGCTGGAGGAGCTGAAGTCATGGGCTCAGGGTCTTCCAGTGGTCTCTGATCGTCTTCCCTACAGCGAAATTATTGAACTAAAGAAGGCTGAGAAGCTCAGACACATAATTAAGCCCGGTTCTATAAACTTGAGGCAAAAGGCCGAACCAGTTCTGGTGGTTCTAGAAGACTCTAGAGTGTTCAGGACGGTTTTGCCATCGTTTGAGACTCATAGGAAGTTTTGGGAATCATGGGATGAATTAAAAATTGGTTCTTTGTGTATGAATACATACACACCACCCCTTAAGAGGCCTAACTTGCCCCTTCCTATATGGGCAAGGGGTCCGGTGCTACCTGCTATTGAAAAGTTTATGCTTAAGCTTGCTGAGAAGAAACCGAAGATAGAATCCAAGAAGGCGAAAGAGTATAGGGAGATGAGGATGGAACTTAAGAGGCAGAGGGAAGAGGAGCTGAAAGCTATGAGGGAAGAGAGGAAGGAGTTGGAGAGGGCCAAGAAGGCGCAGAGGAAGGCCGAGGAGAGGCGGCGAAAGAAGGAGATAAGGAAGAGGAAGTATCAGGAGTCATTGATTCGGGCAAGGGATAATTATGTGAGGATGGCTGATCTTTGGTATGATTTGGCAAATAATCCTAATGTTGTCAATGCACTTGGCTTGGTTTTCTTCTACATTTTCTATAGGATTGTGGTGCTTAATTATAGGAAGCAAAAGAAGGATTATGAGGATAGGCTTAAGATTGAGAGAGCTGAGGCTGAGGAGAGAAGGAAGATGAGGGAGTTGGAGAAGGAGATGGAGGGTGTTGAacgtgatgatgatgatgatgagagtGAGCATGAGAAAGGGGAGGAGCAGAATGATTATTTGAAGATGGCAAAGCAGTTTATGAAGTCTGGGGCACGCATTCGGAGAGctaagaacaagaacaagagtCTTCCTCAGTATTTAGAGAGAGGTGTAGATGTGAAGTTTAGTGATGTTGCAGGGCTGGGTAAGATACGTCTTGAATTGGAGGAGATTGTCAAGTTCTTTACTCACGGGGAAATGTACCGAAGGAGAGGAGTGAAAATACCAG GTGGTATACTTCTTTGTGGCCCTCCTGGGGTGGGAAAGACATTGCTGGCAAAAGCAGTGGCTGGTGAGGCAGGGGTTAATTTCTTCTCTATTTCCGCTTCACAATTTGTGGAGATATACGTTGGTGTAGGGGCATCTCGTGTGCGAGCACTTTACACGGAAGCCAGGGAAAAT GCTCCAtctgttgtcttcattgatgagcTGGATGCTGTGGGAAGGGAGCGTGGCTTGATTAAGGGTTCAGGTGGACAGGAACGTGATGCTACTCTCAATCAG CTCTTGGTGTGCTTAGATGGATTTGAAGGAAGAGGAGAGGTGATCACTATTGCATCCACCAATCGACCAGACATTCTGGATCCTGCACTTGTGAGACCTGGTCGGTTTGATCGAAAAATATTTATTCCCAAGCCTGGCCTCATTGGTCGCATAGAAATTCTAAAG GTCCATGCTCGTAAAAAGCCAATGGCAGAAGATGTGGACTATTTTGCTGTTGCTAGTATGACTGATGGCATGGTTGGTGCAGAGCTAGCTAACATAGTTGAGGTTGCTGCCATCAACATGATGCGGGATTCAAGGACTGAG ATTACTACTGATGACTTGTTACAAGCTGCACAAATGGAAGAAAGAGGAATGCTGGATAAAAAGGAGAGAAGCATGGAGACTTGGAAGCAAGTAGCTATTAATGAGGCTGCAATGGCTGTCGTAGCTGTGAACTTTCCTGATCTTAAAAATATCGAGTTT GTCACAATTGCTCCCAGAGCTGGTAGGGAATTGGGTTATGTGCGGGTGAAGATGGATCCTATCAAATTTAACGAAGGAATGCTCAC TCGACAATCTGTCCTGGATCATATTACGGTTCAACTAGCTCCCCGTGCAGCCGATGAAATTTGGTTTGGGAGTGGTCAA TTGAGTACGATATGGGCCGAAACTGCAGACAATGCGAGGTCCGCAGCAAGGATATTTGTTCTTGGTGGGCTTTCAGAGAAGCACCATGGAATTACCAATTTCTGGGTGGCAGACCGGATAAAC GACATTGACTTGGAAGCAATGCGGATTGTGAACTTGTGTTATGAACGCGCAAAAGAG ATCCTACATGAAAATAAAGTGCTGATGGATGCAGTGGTGAATGAACTTGTTGAGaagaaaaacataacaaaacaaGACTTCTTTCATCTGGTGGACTTGCATGGCTCCATAAAACCAATGCCTCCCAGCATTCTTGACCTTAGAGCTGCCAAGCA AGAATTCCAACAACTTCGTAATGATGAAAACCAGACAGCTTTGAAGAGCAACTCTTAA